One window of the Camelina sativa cultivar DH55 chromosome 1, Cs, whole genome shotgun sequence genome contains the following:
- the LOC104708829 gene encoding polypyrimidine tract-binding protein homolog 1 isoform X4, with the protein MPISGQVFSAFGFVHKIATFEKAAGFQALVQFSDVETASAARNALDSRSIPRYLLPEHVGSCNLRMSYSAHTDLNIKFQSHRSRDYTNPYLPVNHTAMDGSMQPALDADGKKVESQSNVLLGLIENMQYAVTVDVLHTVFSAYGAVQKIAIFEKNGSTQALIQYSDIATAAIAKEALEGHCIYDGGYCKLRLSYSRHTDLNVKAFSDKSRDYTLPDLSLMVAQKAAGVSASAPAGWQNPQVQTQYGGGYGGSPYMYPSSDPNGASPSGHPPPYYG; encoded by the exons ATGCCCATAAGTGGACAG GTATTTTCTGCTTTTGGATTCGTGCACAAAATTGCCACTTTTGAGAAAGCTGCTGGTTTCCAG GCACTAGTTCAATTTAGTGATGTGGAGACTGCATCCGCGGCACGGAATGCGTTAGATAGCAGAAGTATACCCAG atatttgcTCCCGGAACATGTTGGTTCGTGCAATTTACGAATGTCCTATTCAGCTCATACTGATCTCAACATCAAGTTTCAGTCCCACCGGAGCAG AGATTACACAAATCCATACCTTCCAGTGAATCACACGGCAATGGACGGGTCTATGCAG CCTGCGTTAGATGCTGACGGCAAGAAAGTAGAATCTCAGAGCAACGTCCTTCTTGGTCTGATTGAGAACATGCAGTATGCTGTCACTGTGGATGTTCTTCACACG GTGTTTTCCGCGTATGGGGCTGTCCAGAAGATTGCTATATTTGAGAAGAATGGTTCAACGCAAGCCTTAATTCAGTACTCTG ATATAGCAACTGCGGCAATAGCTAAAGAAGCACTGGAAGGACACTGCATATATGACGGTGGCTACTGTAAGCTTCGACTATCATACTCTCGTCATACTGATCTCAATGTTAAG GCTTTTAGCGACAAAAGCAGAGACTATACACTCCCTGATCTAAGCCTAATGGTGGCCCAAAAGGCGGCCGGAGTCTCGGCTTCAGCGCCAGCAGGTTGGCAGAATCCGCAGGTGCAAACTCAATACGGAGGAGGTTATGGTGGAAGCCCATATATGTACCCATCATCTGATCCCAATGGGGCTTCACCTTCAGGCCATCCTCCTCCATACTATGGTTGA
- the LOC104710161 gene encoding protein ODORANT1 isoform X3 — MPIHVRDREKGRLQDLNRDIFCCVSPSIYQSDAKRAAFVIIVITIISPCCDKAGLKKGPWTPEEDQKLLAYIEEHGHGSWRSLPEKAGLQRCGKSCRLRWTNYLRPDIKRGKFTVQEEQTIIQLHALLGNRWSAIATHLPKRTDNEIKNYWNTHLKKRLLKMGIDPVTHKHKNETLSSSTGQSKNAATLSHMAQWESARLEAEARLARESKLLHYQNNNLNKSAPQQHCFTHKTSTIWSTKPNEGTGDQQLESPTSTVTFSENLPLMIMPLGIPTDNRNRNNNNNESSEIPARMEFAVSSSTSSDVSLVVKEHEHDWIRQINCPCPTEGIGEGFTSLLLGDPISRSLPTGKNEAPSSSVAGAGESEFNYYEDNKNYWNSILNLVDSSPSDSQAMFRS, encoded by the exons ATGCCAATCCATGTCAGAGACCGGGAAAAGGGGCGCTTACAGGACCTAAACAGAGACATCTTCTGTTGTGTTTCTCCATCTATATATCAGAGTGACGCCAAGAGAGCAGCCTTTGTGATTATAGTGATCACTATAAT ATCACCGTGTTGTGATAAGGCCGGGTTGAAGAAAGGGCCTTGGACACCAGAAGAGGATCAGAAACTTTTGGCTTATATTGAAGAACACGGCCATGGAAGCTGGCGTTCTTTGCCTGAGAAAGCCG GTCTGCAAAGGTGCGGAAAGAGTTGCAGACTCAGATGGACTAACTACCTAAGACCTGACATTAAGAGAGGCAAATTCACTGTACAAGAAGAACAAACCATCATTCAACTCCATGCTCTCCTCGGAAACAG GTGGTCAGCGATTGCAACTCACTTACCGAAAAGGACAGACAACGAGATCAAGAACTACTGGAACACACACTTGAAGAAGCGTCTGCTTAAAATGGGAATCGATCCAGTGACTCACAAGCACAAAAACGAGACCCTTTCGTCTTCCACAGGTCAATCCAAGAACGCAGCCACGCTTAGCCATATGGCTCAATGGGAGAGTGCTAGGCTCGAAGCTGAAGCAAGACTAGCTAGAGAATCAAAGCTTCTCCATTACCAAAACAATAACCTTAACAAATCAGCTCCTCAACAACACTGCTTCACTCacaaaacatcaacaatttggtCAACAAAACCAAACGAAG GAACAGGAGATCAACAGCTTGAATCTCCGACATCGACGGTGACATTCTCAGAGAATCTTCCTCTGATGATCATGCCTTTAGGAATTCCAACGGACAATAGAAAtagaaacaataataacaatGAATCATCTGAGATTCCGGCGAGGATGGAATTCGCCGTCTCTTCCTCAACCTCCTCCGATGTGAGTCTGGTGGTTAAAGAACACGAACACGACTGGATTAGGCAAATCAACTGTCCTTGTCCTACGGAAGGAATAGGAGAAGGATTCACGAGCCTTCTCCTCGGTGATCCGATTAGTCGGAGTCTACCCACCGGGAAAAACGAGGCTCCGTCCTCCTCCGTCGCCGGAGCCGGCGAGAGTGAGTTCAACTACTATGAAGATAACAAGAACTACTGGAATAGCATTCTCAACTTGGTTGATTCTTCACCGTCCGATTCTCAAGCCATGTTCCGATCTTAA
- the LOC104710161 gene encoding protein ODORANT1 isoform X1: MGRSPCCDKAGLKKGPWTPEEDQKLLAYIEEHGHGSWRSLPEKAGLQRCGKSCRLRWTNYLRPDIKRGKFTVQEEQTIIQLHALLGNRWSAIATHLPKRTDNEIKNYWNTHLKKRLLKMGIDPVTHKHKNETLSSSTGQSKNAATLSHMAQWESARLEAEARLARESKLLHYQNNNLNKSAPQQHCFTHKTSTIWSTKPNEGTGDQQLESPTSTVTFSENLPLMIMPLGIPTDNRNRNNNNNESSEIPARMEFAVSSSTSSDVSLVVKEHEHDWIRQINCPCPTEGIGEGFTSLLLGDPISRSLPTGKNEAPSSSVAGAGESEFNYYEDNKNYWNSILNLVDSSPSDSQAMFRS, from the exons ATGGGTAGATCACCGTGTTGTGATAAGGCCGGGTTGAAGAAAGGGCCTTGGACACCAGAAGAGGATCAGAAACTTTTGGCTTATATTGAAGAACACGGCCATGGAAGCTGGCGTTCTTTGCCTGAGAAAGCCG GTCTGCAAAGGTGCGGAAAGAGTTGCAGACTCAGATGGACTAACTACCTAAGACCTGACATTAAGAGAGGCAAATTCACTGTACAAGAAGAACAAACCATCATTCAACTCCATGCTCTCCTCGGAAACAG GTGGTCAGCGATTGCAACTCACTTACCGAAAAGGACAGACAACGAGATCAAGAACTACTGGAACACACACTTGAAGAAGCGTCTGCTTAAAATGGGAATCGATCCAGTGACTCACAAGCACAAAAACGAGACCCTTTCGTCTTCCACAGGTCAATCCAAGAACGCAGCCACGCTTAGCCATATGGCTCAATGGGAGAGTGCTAGGCTCGAAGCTGAAGCAAGACTAGCTAGAGAATCAAAGCTTCTCCATTACCAAAACAATAACCTTAACAAATCAGCTCCTCAACAACACTGCTTCACTCacaaaacatcaacaatttggtCAACAAAACCAAACGAAG GAACAGGAGATCAACAGCTTGAATCTCCGACATCGACGGTGACATTCTCAGAGAATCTTCCTCTGATGATCATGCCTTTAGGAATTCCAACGGACAATAGAAAtagaaacaataataacaatGAATCATCTGAGATTCCGGCGAGGATGGAATTCGCCGTCTCTTCCTCAACCTCCTCCGATGTGAGTCTGGTGGTTAAAGAACACGAACACGACTGGATTAGGCAAATCAACTGTCCTTGTCCTACGGAAGGAATAGGAGAAGGATTCACGAGCCTTCTCCTCGGTGATCCGATTAGTCGGAGTCTACCCACCGGGAAAAACGAGGCTCCGTCCTCCTCCGTCGCCGGAGCCGGCGAGAGTGAGTTCAACTACTATGAAGATAACAAGAACTACTGGAATAGCATTCTCAACTTGGTTGATTCTTCACCGTCCGATTCTCAAGCCATGTTCCGATCTTAA
- the LOC104708829 gene encoding polypyrimidine tract-binding protein homolog 1 isoform X3, whose product MSSSGQTQFRYTQTPSKVVHLRNLPWECVEEELIDLCKRFGKIVNTKSNVGANRNQAFVEFADLNQAISMVSYYASSSEPAQIRGKTVYIQYSNRHEIVNNQSPGDVPGNVLLVTFEGVESHEVSIDVIHLVFSAFGFVHKIATFEKAAGFQALVQFSDVETASAARNALDSRSIPRYLLPEHVGSCNLRMSYSAHTDLNIKFQSHRSRDYTNPYLPVNHTAMDGSMQPALDADGKKVESQSNVLLGLIENMQYAVTVDVLHTVFSAYGAVQKIAIFEKNGSTQALIQYSDIATAAIAKEALEGHCIYDGGYCF is encoded by the exons ATGTCAAGCTCAGGCCAGACTCAGTTTCGCTATACGCAGACGCCGTCGAAGGTGGTGCATCTGCGGAATCTCCCATGGGAGTGCGTTGAAGAGGAGCTCATCGACCTTTGCAAACGATTCGGCAAGATCGTTAATACCAAGAGCAATGTCGGCGCCAATCGCAACCAAGCCTTCGTCGAATTT gctgACTTGAACCAAGCTATATCAATGGTTTCGTATTATGCTTCATCTTCAGAGCCAGCTCAGATTCGAGGGAAAACTGTGTATATTCAGTACTCTAATCGCCATGAAATTGTAAACAATCAGAGTCCTGGAGATGTCCCTGGGAATGTCCTCTTGGTTACCTTTGAAGGAGTGGAATCTCACGAAGTGAGCATCGATGTTATCCATCTG GTATTTTCTGCTTTTGGATTCGTGCACAAAATTGCCACTTTTGAGAAAGCTGCTGGTTTCCAG GCACTAGTTCAATTTAGTGATGTGGAGACTGCATCCGCGGCACGGAATGCGTTAGATAGCAGAAGTATACCCAG atatttgcTCCCGGAACATGTTGGTTCGTGCAATTTACGAATGTCCTATTCAGCTCATACTGATCTCAACATCAAGTTTCAGTCCCACCGGAGCAG AGATTACACAAATCCATACCTTCCAGTGAATCACACGGCAATGGACGGGTCTATGCAG CCTGCGTTAGATGCTGACGGCAAGAAAGTAGAATCTCAGAGCAACGTCCTTCTTGGTCTGATTGAGAACATGCAGTATGCTGTCACTGTGGATGTTCTTCACACG GTGTTTTCCGCGTATGGGGCTGTCCAGAAGATTGCTATATTTGAGAAGAATGGTTCAACGCAAGCCTTAATTCAGTACTCTG ATATAGCAACTGCGGCAATAGCTAAAGAAGCACTGGAAGGACACTGCATATATGACGGTGGCTACT GCTTTTAG
- the LOC104708829 gene encoding polypyrimidine tract-binding protein homolog 1 isoform X2 produces the protein MSSSGQTQFRYTQTPSKVVHLRNLPWECVEEELIDLCKRFGKIVNTKSNVGANRNQAFVEFADLNQAISMVSYYASSSEPAQIRGKTVYIQYSNRHEIVNNQSPGDVPGNVLLVTFEGVESHEVSIDVIHLVFSAFGFVHKIATFEKAAGFQALVQFSDVETASAARNALDSRSIPRYLLPEHVGSCNLRMSYSAHTDLNIKFQSHRSRDYTNPYLPVNHTAMDGSMQPALDADGKKVESQSNVLLGLIENMQYAVTVDVLHTVFSAYGAVQKIAIFEKNGSTQALIQYSDIATAAIAKEALEGHCIYDGGYCKLRLSYSRHTDLNVKAFSDKSRDYTLPDLSLMVAQKAAGVSASAPAGWQNPQVQTQYGGGYGGSPYMYPSSDPNGASPSGHPPPYYG, from the exons ATGTCAAGCTCAGGCCAGACTCAGTTTCGCTATACGCAGACGCCGTCGAAGGTGGTGCATCTGCGGAATCTCCCATGGGAGTGCGTTGAAGAGGAGCTCATCGACCTTTGCAAACGATTCGGCAAGATCGTTAATACCAAGAGCAATGTCGGCGCCAATCGCAACCAAGCCTTCGTCGAATTT gctgACTTGAACCAAGCTATATCAATGGTTTCGTATTATGCTTCATCTTCAGAGCCAGCTCAGATTCGAGGGAAAACTGTGTATATTCAGTACTCTAATCGCCATGAAATTGTAAACAATCAGAGTCCTGGAGATGTCCCTGGGAATGTCCTCTTGGTTACCTTTGAAGGAGTGGAATCTCACGAAGTGAGCATCGATGTTATCCATCTG GTATTTTCTGCTTTTGGATTCGTGCACAAAATTGCCACTTTTGAGAAAGCTGCTGGTTTCCAG GCACTAGTTCAATTTAGTGATGTGGAGACTGCATCCGCGGCACGGAATGCGTTAGATAGCAGAAGTATACCCAG atatttgcTCCCGGAACATGTTGGTTCGTGCAATTTACGAATGTCCTATTCAGCTCATACTGATCTCAACATCAAGTTTCAGTCCCACCGGAGCAG AGATTACACAAATCCATACCTTCCAGTGAATCACACGGCAATGGACGGGTCTATGCAG CCTGCGTTAGATGCTGACGGCAAGAAAGTAGAATCTCAGAGCAACGTCCTTCTTGGTCTGATTGAGAACATGCAGTATGCTGTCACTGTGGATGTTCTTCACACG GTGTTTTCCGCGTATGGGGCTGTCCAGAAGATTGCTATATTTGAGAAGAATGGTTCAACGCAAGCCTTAATTCAGTACTCTG ATATAGCAACTGCGGCAATAGCTAAAGAAGCACTGGAAGGACACTGCATATATGACGGTGGCTACTGTAAGCTTCGACTATCATACTCTCGTCATACTGATCTCAATGTTAAG GCTTTTAGCGACAAAAGCAGAGACTATACACTCCCTGATCTAAGCCTAATGGTGGCCCAAAAGGCGGCCGGAGTCTCGGCTTCAGCGCCAGCAGGTTGGCAGAATCCGCAGGTGCAAACTCAATACGGAGGAGGTTATGGTGGAAGCCCATATATGTACCCATCATCTGATCCCAATGGGGCTTCACCTTCAGGCCATCCTCCTCCATACTATGGTTGA
- the LOC104710161 gene encoding transcription factor MYB34 isoform X2, with protein sequence MGRSPCCDKAGLKKGPWTPEEDQKLLAYIEEHGHGSWRSLPEKAGLQRCGKSCRLRWTNYLRPDIKRGKFTVQEEQTIIQLHALLGNRWSAIATHLPKRTDNEIKNYWNTHLKKRLLKMGIDPVTHKHKNETLSSSTGQSKNAATLSHMAQWESARLEAEARLARESKLLHYQNNNLNKSAPQQHCFTHKTSTIWSTKPNEGDQQLESPTSTVTFSENLPLMIMPLGIPTDNRNRNNNNNESSEIPARMEFAVSSSTSSDVSLVVKEHEHDWIRQINCPCPTEGIGEGFTSLLLGDPISRSLPTGKNEAPSSSVAGAGESEFNYYEDNKNYWNSILNLVDSSPSDSQAMFRS encoded by the exons ATGGGTAGATCACCGTGTTGTGATAAGGCCGGGTTGAAGAAAGGGCCTTGGACACCAGAAGAGGATCAGAAACTTTTGGCTTATATTGAAGAACACGGCCATGGAAGCTGGCGTTCTTTGCCTGAGAAAGCCG GTCTGCAAAGGTGCGGAAAGAGTTGCAGACTCAGATGGACTAACTACCTAAGACCTGACATTAAGAGAGGCAAATTCACTGTACAAGAAGAACAAACCATCATTCAACTCCATGCTCTCCTCGGAAACAG GTGGTCAGCGATTGCAACTCACTTACCGAAAAGGACAGACAACGAGATCAAGAACTACTGGAACACACACTTGAAGAAGCGTCTGCTTAAAATGGGAATCGATCCAGTGACTCACAAGCACAAAAACGAGACCCTTTCGTCTTCCACAGGTCAATCCAAGAACGCAGCCACGCTTAGCCATATGGCTCAATGGGAGAGTGCTAGGCTCGAAGCTGAAGCAAGACTAGCTAGAGAATCAAAGCTTCTCCATTACCAAAACAATAACCTTAACAAATCAGCTCCTCAACAACACTGCTTCACTCacaaaacatcaacaatttggtCAACAAAACCAAACGAAG GAGATCAACAGCTTGAATCTCCGACATCGACGGTGACATTCTCAGAGAATCTTCCTCTGATGATCATGCCTTTAGGAATTCCAACGGACAATAGAAAtagaaacaataataacaatGAATCATCTGAGATTCCGGCGAGGATGGAATTCGCCGTCTCTTCCTCAACCTCCTCCGATGTGAGTCTGGTGGTTAAAGAACACGAACACGACTGGATTAGGCAAATCAACTGTCCTTGTCCTACGGAAGGAATAGGAGAAGGATTCACGAGCCTTCTCCTCGGTGATCCGATTAGTCGGAGTCTACCCACCGGGAAAAACGAGGCTCCGTCCTCCTCCGTCGCCGGAGCCGGCGAGAGTGAGTTCAACTACTATGAAGATAACAAGAACTACTGGAATAGCATTCTCAACTTGGTTGATTCTTCACCGTCCGATTCTCAAGCCATGTTCCGATCTTAA
- the LOC104702940 gene encoding uncharacterized protein LOC104702940: MAYYLTDGIYPKWATFVKSISMPQDPKASLFATYQEAVRKDVERAFGVLQARFAIVKNPALMLDKVKIGNIMRACIILHNMIVEDERDGYTQYDEATFAQVESNRTSEVDFTYSTDIPSNLRNMMGDTITIRNEVRDKKIHDRLQADLVEHIWEKFGTNQY, translated from the coding sequence ATGGCTTACTATCTCaccgatggtatttatccaaaatgggctACTTTTGTCAAATCAATTTCAATGCCACAAGATCCGAAAGCATCGTTATTTGCTACGTACCAAGAAGCTGTACGTAAAGATGTCGAAcgtgcttttggagtcttgcaagctcgatttgccatagtcaaaaACCCAGCTCTTATGTTGGATAAGGTAAAAATTGGAAACataatgagagcatgtatcatattgcacAACATGATTGTAGAAGATGAACGTGATGGGTATACTCAGTATGATGAGGCCACATTTGCACAAGTAGAATCAAACCGAACTTCGGAAGTGGATTTCACGTATTCTACAGACATCCCTTCAAATCTCAGAAATATGATGGGCGATACGATAACCATTCGAAATGAAGTTCGTGACAAGAAAATACATGACCGACTGCAAGCGGATTTGGTTGAGCATATATGGGAAAAGTTTGGCacaaatcaatattaa